The region GATGATCGATGATCGAAACAGATGGCTGAAAGCTGATCGCTGTCGGCTATCTTATTACCCTGCCGATGCGGAGCCATCGTACATAATACAGGGGGTTGTCCGAATTTTTGTCCCATGAAAAATAAAGGATGAAGGCCTTTCCCACAAGGTCTTCCTTTCTCACGAAACCCCAGAACCTGCTGTCAAGACTCCTGTCCCTGTTGTCACCCATGACGAAATAAGAATCCCCGGGCACCTTCACGGGCTGTAAATTGTCTTTGGGAGAGAGATAGCCCGGTATGACAGGCTCCTTTGAATAGTATCCCCATGGATCCTGCATCTTTTTCCCGTTTACATAGATAGTTTTGTCTTTGATCTCTACAGTATCACCTTCCCTGGCGATAACCCTCTTTATAAAGTCTTTACTCCTGTCCACGGGGTAACGAAAGACAATGACATCACCCCGGTCTGGTTTGCCAAGTTCGAAGATAACAATGTCGGTAAAGGGTACTTTCACAACGTAGCTCAGTCTGTTGACGAGAAGATGGTCACCGACAAGGAGCGTTGGCTCCATGGAGCTTGACGGTATCTTGAATGCCTGGACGAAGAAGCTGCGGACGAAAAAGGCAATGATCGCCGCTATAATGAGGGATTCGAT is a window of Syntrophorhabdaceae bacterium DNA encoding:
- the lepB gene encoding signal peptidase I, with the protein product MSKKHKNSETPAADNKPVELQKTKSKTREYIESLIIAAIIAFFVRSFFVQAFKIPSSSMEPTLLVGDHLLVNRLSYVVKVPFTDIVIFELGKPDRGDVIVFRYPVDRSKDFIKRVIAREGDTVEIKDKTIYVNGKKMQDPWGYYSKEPVIPGYLSPKDNLQPVKVPGDSYFVMGDNRDRSLDSRFWGFVRKEDLVGKAFILYFSWDKNSDNPLYYVRWLRIGRVIR